In Pseudomonas sp. LRP2-20, the genomic window GCTGGAATGGGATGCCAGCAAGGTCAACGTCAATGGCGGCGCGATTGCCCTGGGGCATCCGATTGGCGCCTCCGGGTGCCGGGTGCTGGTGACCTTGCTGCACGAAATGATCAAGCGTGATGCCAGGAAGGGGCTGGCCACCTTGTGCATCGGTGGTGGCCAGGGCGTCGCCCTGGCGATCGAGCGCTGATCGGCTGCTGCTTGCGCAAGCTTCAGGCAGTGGCGCGCAACTCGCAGGCAGCTGCCTCATTGATGGCCCTGGCCAGCAGCGCTACTTCCTGACACTTCTGCACGGCCTGGTCCACCGGGCTGTGCAGCAAAGAGCAGGAAGTCGCCACCCACAGCCGCTCACCCAGACGGTCGTGAGCATCGCGCAGCAGGTCCAGGGTCTTTTCCAGGTCGCAAGGCGAGGCGTTGCGGCCGTCGACCAGGCCAAGCGACAGCACTTTGTAGGCCGGCAGACGATCGAGCATGGTCGAGTATTGGTCGGGGGCCTGCACCAAGTCGATGTGCAGGCCATCGACCGGCAGGTTGACGGCCAGGCCGAGGTTGCCTTCCAGGGCACCGGAACAGGTGGCGATCAGCTTCTTCAGCGGCGCACGCTGAAGGATGTTGTAGACGCGCTCGTAGGCGTTTTTCCAGTCCTGCGGCAGTTCCTGAGCCAGGATCGGCTCATCGATCTGTACCCATTCGACCCCCAGGGCAGCCAAACGGTTGAGGGCCTGGTCATACAGCGGCAGCAGGCGCTCCAGCGCCAGTTCGTCGAGGTCACCCTCGGGGTTCTTGCTCAGCCACAGGCAGGTCAACGGGCCGATCACCACCGGTTTGACCGCATGGCCCAGCGCCTTGGCTTCTATCACCTCTTCGAACAGTTGTTCCCAGGCCTGGGCAAAAGGCTGGTCATCAGTGCTGAGCGGCGACACCTGATCGTACCCGGCAAAATCGCCGACTGGCAGCAGCTCGATGCCGGCGTCTTTCTGCACTTGCCAATGGCGGGCACGCAGCTCGCGGTCGCGGCCGAAACGGGGGAACCCCAGGTTGTGTGCCAGTGCCATGTCTTGTCCCTCAGAGTTCCGAAAAAGTACCGAAATGAATGAGGGCATTTTCCGGTCAGCGATTTGCTGAGACAAACTCATTAAATTTGAGATGAACTCAAGAATTGCTCATGATGCCGGTGAAACTGAATGTCTTGATCAGAGCAGCACCCTACGTATACAGACATGAGCCCAACCGACAACCTGGCGCACAATGCCAACCTGAATACTCCAGGTGCCCTCGAGCCATGAGCCTGCTGAAA contains:
- a CDS encoding 5-methyltetrahydropteroyltriglutamate--homocysteine methyltransferase; this translates as MALAHNLGFPRFGRDRELRARHWQVQKDAGIELLPVGDFAGYDQVSPLSTDDQPFAQAWEQLFEEVIEAKALGHAVKPVVIGPLTCLWLSKNPEGDLDELALERLLPLYDQALNRLAALGVEWVQIDEPILAQELPQDWKNAYERVYNILQRAPLKKLIATCSGALEGNLGLAVNLPVDGLHIDLVQAPDQYSTMLDRLPAYKVLSLGLVDGRNASPCDLEKTLDLLRDAHDRLGERLWVATSCSLLHSPVDQAVQKCQEVALLARAINEAAACELRATA